The following are from one region of the Treponema denticola genome:
- a CDS encoding SDR family NAD(P)-dependent oxidoreductase: MKKIAIVAGGSSGIGLEITKALVLKDYFVYTMSRREFLSSPQEKSKHISLDITDEENLTKAFSNIWEKEGRIDLAVCASGFGISGAVEFTSLEEAKKQMDVNFFGAFLFIKTAASYMRSQSFGKIFVISSIAGEIAIPFQGFYSASKAALGKLLEAFRAELQPFGVDCALIMPGDVATPFTAARNKSNLGDDVYNGRISKSVSKMEKDEQKGMNPEKLGKFVASLAEKRKVGFFYPYNWTYSFLLLLYRILPRQLGLFIVKKLYA, translated from the coding sequence ATGAAAAAAATAGCGATAGTGGCGGGAGGCTCAAGCGGTATAGGTCTTGAAATTACAAAGGCCCTGGTTCTAAAAGATTATTTTGTTTACACCATGAGCCGCAGAGAATTTTTAAGTTCGCCTCAAGAAAAGAGTAAGCACATCAGCCTTGATATTACGGATGAAGAAAATCTTACAAAAGCCTTTTCCAATATTTGGGAAAAGGAAGGGCGGATTGATTTAGCCGTATGTGCATCGGGATTCGGTATTTCCGGTGCTGTGGAATTTACAAGCCTTGAAGAAGCAAAAAAACAAATGGATGTAAACTTTTTCGGAGCCTTTTTATTTATAAAGACAGCCGCCTCGTATATGCGCTCCCAATCTTTTGGAAAGATATTTGTAATCAGCTCTATAGCCGGAGAAATTGCCATTCCGTTTCAGGGTTTTTACTCGGCATCAAAGGCAGCCCTTGGCAAGCTCTTAGAAGCTTTTAGAGCGGAACTTCAGCCCTTCGGTGTGGACTGTGCCCTAATCATGCCCGGAGATGTTGCCACCCCCTTTACGGCTGCAAGAAATAAGTCGAATCTGGGAGATGATGTTTATAATGGAAGAATTTCAAAAAGTGTTTCTAAAATGGAAAAAGACGAGCAAAAGGGGATGAATCCTGAAAAGTTAGGAAAATTCGTCGCCTCCCTCGCTGAAAAGCGAAAAGTCGGATTTTTTTATCCTTACAACTGGACTTACTCCTTCTTGCTTCTTTTATATAGAATTTTACCTCGTCAATTAGGTCTTTTTATCGTAAAAAAACTATATGCCTAA
- a CDS encoding phosphoribosylaminoimidazolesuccinocarboxamide synthase, with protein MISRNAAFRESNLPLPSKQTGKVRDWYSPEEGKRLIVTTDRISAFDRVLTALPYKGQVLNQLSLWWFENTKDIIKNHIISCPDPNCIIVTEVKPLPIEVIVRGYITGVTSTALWYRYSLGERNIYGYDFPEGLKKNQALPKPIITPTTKGGPTGHDERLTCDEVVSQGYLSKEQWDFVQKAALALFERGQKSAKEAGLILVDTKYEFGVDKNNNILLIDEVHTPDSSRYWKLDTYEQRLKEGKEPENFDKEFVRMAYAAKGYRGDGEIPELDEKVWNEAIQLYITAYEKLTKSKFVPGEYPAEERIVKNLKKAGLM; from the coding sequence ATGATTTCACGAAATGCTGCTTTTAGAGAATCTAATTTGCCTCTCCCTTCAAAACAAACCGGAAAGGTAAGGGATTGGTACTCACCCGAAGAAGGGAAAAGATTGATTGTAACCACAGACAGAATTTCTGCCTTTGACAGGGTTCTTACAGCCCTTCCATACAAAGGACAGGTTTTAAACCAGCTTTCGCTTTGGTGGTTTGAAAATACCAAGGATATAATCAAAAACCACATAATTTCTTGTCCTGATCCTAACTGCATTATCGTAACTGAAGTAAAACCTCTTCCGATAGAGGTCATAGTAAGGGGCTATATTACAGGCGTAACGTCTACGGCTCTTTGGTACAGATATTCTTTAGGTGAAAGAAATATATACGGATATGATTTTCCTGAAGGCTTGAAAAAAAATCAGGCACTTCCTAAGCCGATTATAACCCCTACCACAAAGGGCGGCCCTACAGGCCATGACGAAAGACTTACCTGCGATGAGGTTGTTTCTCAAGGTTACCTGTCAAAAGAACAATGGGACTTTGTACAAAAAGCAGCTCTTGCCCTTTTTGAGCGCGGCCAAAAAAGTGCAAAAGAAGCGGGCTTGATTTTAGTAGATACAAAATACGAATTCGGTGTAGACAAAAATAACAATATTCTTTTAATAGATGAGGTTCATACCCCCGATTCTTCACGCTATTGGAAACTCGATACTTACGAGCAAAGATTAAAAGAAGGGAAGGAACCCGAAAACTTCGATAAAGAATTTGTAAGAATGGCCTATGCAGCAAAGGGTTACCGAGGCGACGGAGAAATCCCCGAACTCGATGAAAAGGTTTGGAATGAGGCTATTCAGCTTTATATTACGGCTTACGAAAAATTGACAAAATCGAAATTTGTTCCGGGAGAATATCCGGCTGAAGAACGCATAGTAAAAAACTTAAAAAAGGCAGGCTTAATGTGA
- the purE gene encoding phosphoribosylaminoimidazole carboxylase: MRPLVIILMGSSSDMGHAEKIASELKSFGIEYAIRIGSAHKTAEHVVSMLKEYEALDRPKLYITIAGRSNALSGFVDGFVKGATIACPPPSDSFGGADIYSSLRMPSGISPALVLEPKNAALLAARIFSLYDKEIADSVKSYMESNAQKIIEDDSKLKR; this comes from the coding sequence GTGAGACCTCTTGTAATAATACTTATGGGTTCATCTTCGGATATGGGCCACGCAGAAAAAATAGCTTCGGAGTTAAAGAGCTTTGGAATCGAGTATGCTATAAGAATAGGCTCGGCCCATAAAACTGCGGAGCATGTTGTTTCTATGCTAAAAGAATATGAAGCCCTTGATAGGCCGAAACTTTATATTACTATTGCAGGAAGAAGCAATGCTCTTTCCGGCTTTGTGGACGGTTTTGTAAAGGGGGCTACAATTGCTTGTCCTCCTCCATCCGACAGCTTTGGAGGAGCAGACATTTATTCTTCTCTTAGGATGCCCTCGGGTATTTCTCCGGCCTTGGTGCTGGAGCCTAAAAATGCGGCTCTCCTTGCTGCAAGAATTTTTTCACTTTATGATAAAGAAATAGCGGATTCGGTCAAATCTTATATGGAATCAAATGCTCAAAAAATAATTGAAGACGATTCCAAATTAAAAAGATAG
- the mtnK gene encoding S-methyl-5-thioribose kinase — MRFSSHYKMEGDDIIDYVFEHTHFFDSNENLVCEEIGDGNINYVYRIFDTNTKKSLILKQADVQTRVRPDGYLNPDRSIREAEVLKLYNECAPGFSPKIIYADSVMAAIIMEDIGSYSNLRMELMAGKIFYGIEELIARFIVDTSLPSTDLVLAYQKKFKAAAKFYNPDLCKITEDLVFTHPYKDVRQRNILLPENADWLKKKFYEDSNLIARVAILKEKFNNYPQGLIHGDLHSGSIFVKNENEETKIKIIDPEFAFYGPIAYDLGNVLAHFIFAQGYAKYSPLFIDEEKQRTDFLSWLEDAKNNLFKFFHVFAKDFLVKNIKDPIYQNEILIDNYIEKIKIDAVSFCGTELNRRIIGSAKTAEITNIKKIENRIALERDLAELGCAMILNPEKILRGF, encoded by the coding sequence ATGCGGTTTAGTTCCCATTACAAAATGGAAGGCGATGATATAATCGATTACGTCTTTGAGCATACACATTTTTTTGATTCGAATGAAAATTTAGTTTGCGAAGAAATAGGGGACGGAAATATAAACTATGTCTACCGTATTTTTGACACGAACACAAAAAAATCTCTTATTTTAAAACAAGCTGATGTTCAAACAAGGGTGCGCCCCGACGGATATTTAAATCCGGATAGGAGCATCCGTGAAGCTGAAGTTTTAAAACTATATAACGAATGTGCTCCCGGTTTTTCTCCGAAAATAATTTATGCCGATTCGGTTATGGCTGCAATCATAATGGAGGACATCGGTTCTTATTCTAATTTAAGAATGGAATTAATGGCCGGAAAAATATTTTACGGAATTGAAGAACTGATTGCACGGTTTATCGTCGATACAAGCCTGCCTTCCACGGATTTGGTTTTAGCTTATCAAAAAAAATTTAAAGCAGCAGCCAAATTTTATAATCCCGATCTTTGTAAGATTACTGAAGACTTGGTTTTTACTCATCCTTATAAGGATGTAAGGCAAAGAAATATTTTGCTCCCCGAAAATGCTGACTGGCTTAAAAAAAAGTTTTATGAAGATTCAAACCTCATTGCAAGGGTTGCAATCTTAAAGGAAAAATTCAATAACTATCCTCAAGGGCTTATTCACGGGGACCTACATTCGGGTTCTATCTTTGTAAAAAATGAAAATGAAGAAACGAAGATAAAAATAATCGATCCCGAATTCGCCTTTTACGGCCCTATAGCCTATGACCTTGGAAATGTCCTTGCTCATTTTATTTTTGCTCAAGGCTATGCAAAATATTCGCCTCTTTTTATTGATGAAGAAAAACAAAGGACGGACTTTTTATCTTGGCTTGAAGACGCAAAAAACAATCTATTTAAATTCTTCCATGTGTTTGCAAAAGATTTTCTTGTTAAGAATATAAAAGATCCGATTTATCAAAACGAAATTCTTATTGACAACTACATCGAAAAAATAAAAATTGATGCCGTTTCTTTTTGCGGCACCGAGTTAAATAGAAGGATAATCGGTTCTGCAAAAACAGCTGAAATTACAAACATAAAAAAAATCGAAAACCGTATTGCCCTTGAAAGGGATTTAGCTGAACTGGGATGTGCAATGATTTTAAACCCAGAAAAAATTTTAAGAGGATTTTAA
- the mnmA gene encoding tRNA 2-thiouridine(34) synthase MnmA translates to MKVLVGLSGGVDSAVAAKLLIDQGYDVTGVTMQLLPKLSGVYKEQTDDIEDAKKVADKLGIKHIVYDMRESFKAEIIDYFVEEYKQGRTPNPCFICNSKIKFGLFLEQALKDGFDKIATGHYAKIEKTEIEGEKRFLLRQAEDVQKDQSYFLALLTQEQLSRSIFPLGDFTKEKVRSIAEDAGLINAHRPDSQDICFVPDDDYTKVINALAADSFKEGKFVDTRGNEIGRHKGLQYYTIGQRRGLAIAMGYPVYVVKKDAKTNTVTVGKDEELFAESLIASRVNIISKKTIDKEIDIEVKTRYRQQKKKAKLIPLKNEEFKPTGKFKVEFIEPEKAVAEGQAAVFYTGDYIIGGGIIESVDRVGIL, encoded by the coding sequence ATGAAGGTGCTTGTTGGTTTGAGCGGAGGGGTTGATTCCGCTGTTGCGGCAAAACTATTGATAGATCAAGGCTATGATGTTACAGGCGTTACGATGCAGCTCTTGCCTAAACTTTCAGGTGTTTATAAAGAGCAGACCGATGATATTGAAGATGCAAAAAAAGTTGCAGACAAGCTCGGTATAAAACACATCGTATACGATATGAGGGAATCTTTTAAGGCTGAAATCATCGACTACTTTGTAGAAGAGTACAAACAAGGGAGAACGCCGAATCCCTGCTTTATATGTAACAGCAAAATAAAATTCGGTCTTTTTTTGGAACAAGCCTTAAAGGACGGCTTCGATAAAATTGCAACAGGCCATTATGCAAAAATAGAAAAAACCGAAATTGAGGGAGAAAAAAGATTTTTATTAAGACAGGCTGAGGATGTTCAAAAAGACCAAAGCTATTTTTTAGCCCTTCTTACTCAAGAACAGCTTTCCCGTTCTATTTTTCCTTTAGGTGATTTTACCAAAGAAAAAGTGAGAAGCATAGCCGAAGATGCCGGTCTTATAAATGCTCACCGTCCCGACAGCCAAGACATCTGTTTTGTTCCAGATGACGATTACACGAAGGTAATAAATGCCCTTGCTGCAGATTCTTTTAAAGAAGGAAAATTTGTTGATACAAGGGGAAATGAAATAGGCCGCCACAAAGGACTTCAATATTATACCATAGGTCAAAGACGAGGTCTTGCAATCGCGATGGGCTATCCCGTCTATGTTGTAAAAAAAGATGCAAAGACGAATACGGTTACCGTAGGCAAGGATGAAGAACTCTTTGCCGAAAGCCTCATCGCCTCAAGGGTAAATATAATCTCAAAAAAAACAATAGACAAAGAAATCGATATTGAGGTAAAAACACGATACCGCCAACAAAAGAAAAAGGCAAAATTGATTCCGCTTAAAAATGAGGAGTTTAAACCTACAGGAAAATTTAAGGTAGAATTTATAGAGCCTGAAAAAGCCGTCGCCGAAGGACAAGCCGCTGTTTTTTATACCGGTGATTATATCATCGGCGGCGGCATAATAGAATCGGTTGATAGAGTGGGAATACTTTAA
- a CDS encoding ABC transporter transmembrane domain-containing protein, which yields MLYKKSYFKLHAKIVLLSIIPIAFSAAIPLLLGKIIDDLNKGFSPEVFRTIIICFIIIFVQKIFNFVGNYNFNTAENIVAAAETEILLDEFLSAKSNLAGTFNNEKLLNRIANEPYKLGSLYGVSPVMLVDNIMMFVAAVCVLLYLNWQLLLLTSLFIPLIYLIGCFVRKNIMKYSKESSLASEKFLLHLGEALKGFSDIKIFSAEKKIKTSLTKVRRDMLKVEKSEEFYQRLYRDINGFLYTSLPLVNLVAGFILMKYGKTTLGTIISFYMYVGRFIEPVQNLADLRMAILNSNEKKKLVDEIKKEFAADLAGHNKAENFNSILLKDIKHSFESKDINIKTDVDISSSGLYGISAPSGLGKSTALKILSGLLYSETAAAYIGGKDVKTLNPDSLNGNIFYINDKSIIFQGTVKENAELTEDAHITKEVFDSIFDESDNLSLETNLETEGTNISLGQKQRVVLLRFFALKEEPKIIILDEALSGLDEVRETQSIEALRKAFPHSIILFITHRKKSFALCDKVFEFKEG from the coding sequence ATGTTGTATAAAAAATCTTATTTTAAATTACATGCTAAAATTGTCTTACTTTCAATTATTCCGATTGCGTTTTCTGCTGCGATTCCATTGCTTTTAGGGAAAATAATAGATGACTTAAACAAGGGGTTTTCACCCGAAGTATTTAGAACCATAATAATTTGTTTTATCATTATCTTCGTTCAAAAAATTTTTAATTTTGTTGGGAACTATAATTTTAATACGGCAGAAAATATTGTTGCTGCTGCAGAAACCGAAATTCTTCTTGACGAGTTTTTAAGTGCAAAATCTAATTTAGCCGGTACATTTAATAATGAAAAACTTTTAAACCGTATAGCCAATGAACCTTATAAATTGGGTTCTCTTTATGGGGTAAGCCCTGTAATGCTTGTCGATAATATTATGATGTTTGTAGCGGCTGTTTGTGTTCTTTTATATTTAAATTGGCAGCTCTTACTTTTAACTTCTCTTTTTATTCCGCTGATATATCTTATAGGCTGCTTTGTAAGAAAAAACATTATGAAGTATTCGAAAGAAAGTTCTTTAGCCTCCGAAAAATTTCTTTTGCATTTAGGTGAAGCCTTAAAAGGTTTTTCGGATATAAAAATTTTTTCTGCCGAAAAGAAAATAAAAACATCCTTAACAAAGGTAAGAAGAGATATGTTAAAGGTGGAAAAATCGGAAGAATTTTATCAGCGGCTTTATCGGGATATAAACGGATTTTTGTACACCTCTTTACCTCTTGTAAATTTAGTCGCCGGTTTTATACTAATGAAATACGGAAAAACTACATTGGGTACTATAATTTCATTTTATATGTATGTAGGACGTTTTATTGAACCGGTACAAAATCTTGCCGACCTGCGTATGGCAATTTTAAATTCTAACGAAAAAAAGAAACTGGTTGATGAGATAAAAAAAGAATTTGCCGCCGATTTGGCAGGGCATAATAAAGCCGAAAACTTTAATTCCATTTTATTAAAGGATATAAAACATTCTTTTGAAAGTAAGGACATAAACATTAAAACCGATGTAGATATTTCATCGTCGGGTCTTTACGGTATTTCCGCCCCATCAGGTTTAGGTAAAAGTACTGCCTTAAAAATTCTTTCAGGGCTTTTATATTCCGAAACGGCTGCCGCTTATATCGGAGGTAAGGATGTCAAAACCTTAAACCCCGATTCTCTTAACGGAAATATTTTTTATATAAACGATAAGTCTATAATTTTTCAAGGTACGGTTAAAGAAAATGCCGAACTTACCGAAGATGCTCATATTACAAAAGAAGTCTTTGATTCTATTTTTGATGAAAGCGATAACCTTTCGCTTGAAACTAATTTGGAAACTGAAGGAACAAATATTTCGTTGGGACAAAAACAAAGGGTGGTGTTGTTAAGGTTTTTTGCCCTTAAAGAAGAACCTAAAATTATAATATTAGATGAAGCTCTTTCGGGTCTTGATGAAGTAAGGGAAACACAGTCTATCGAAGCATTGCGTAAGGCTTTCCCTCATTCAATTATCCTTTTTATAACTCACCGCAAAAAATCTTTTGCTCTTTGCGATAAGGTTTTTGAATTTAAAGAAGGATAA
- the thiD gene encoding bifunctional hydroxymethylpyrimidine kinase/phosphomethylpyrimidine kinase produces MIKLATIAGSDASGGAGLEADLKTFQEYGVYGMAAVTVIATMNPDKEWGHEVFPLDEQTIRAQLETIFKGIGVNAAKTGMLATNYAVELSAEYLKKYNVENYVLDPVMVCKGGDLALNPELNNLIIKKLLPLSRVITPNLFEAGQIAKMPTPSTIEEIKEACKIIHGMGVPYVFIKGGAKLNEEQSAIDIFYDGKQFLKVEGGLIDTRWTHGAGCTTAAAIAAGLGIGLEPYEAVRRAKKFITLSLQNGFQLNKWVGPGNPAAWRKSFN; encoded by the coding sequence ATGATAAAACTTGCAACAATTGCCGGATCGGATGCATCCGGAGGGGCCGGCTTGGAAGCCGACTTAAAAACATTTCAGGAGTACGGTGTATACGGAATGGCTGCCGTTACGGTAATTGCAACGATGAATCCAGATAAAGAGTGGGGACATGAAGTTTTTCCTCTCGACGAGCAAACCATAAGAGCCCAGCTTGAAACAATTTTTAAGGGCATAGGCGTTAACGCTGCAAAAACAGGAATGCTTGCAACAAATTATGCAGTTGAACTTTCTGCCGAATACTTAAAAAAATATAATGTAGAAAATTATGTACTGGATCCTGTTATGGTATGTAAGGGCGGAGACCTTGCCTTAAACCCCGAGCTTAATAATCTCATTATAAAAAAACTTTTGCCTTTATCAAGAGTTATTACGCCGAATCTTTTTGAAGCGGGACAGATTGCAAAAATGCCGACACCTTCTACAATCGAAGAAATAAAAGAAGCCTGTAAGATTATTCACGGAATGGGCGTTCCCTATGTCTTTATAAAGGGCGGTGCCAAGTTGAATGAGGAACAATCGGCTATAGATATTTTTTATGACGGCAAGCAATTTTTAAAAGTGGAAGGCGGGCTTATCGATACAAGGTGGACACATGGAGCAGGCTGCACAACGGCCGCAGCCATCGCCGCAGGCTTAGGTATAGGTCTTGAACCTTATGAAGCCGTAAGAAGAGCAAAAAAGTTTATCACTTTAAGCCTTCAAAACGGATTCCAACTTAATAAATGGGTCGGCCCCGGCAACCCTGCCGCATGGCGGAAGAGCTTTAATTAA